The following proteins are encoded in a genomic region of Asterias amurensis chromosome 5, ASM3211899v1:
- the LOC139937655 gene encoding kelch-like protein 41, whose amino-acid sequence MSIHTRRSHKMDNNNRPRSMDPNTLEALASSLRDLSEDYSMSPYRPRTERRPLTRSEGLAANTPSVTGTSSSSTHTTPAESSSGTASPLTARASVTAATYPIASSTAAQYPSTGASYMTPSSAASSHPYTGSTSSYGDRSNTSYGAASGVGSYSVEPRGRSASPYTTGVATTFTAKPVLEKKPSREGSAIKTISRQSSLGSFPDKYKFTDEKQMASMISGLQALYKDKQLVDVILCVGDEEFPCHRCVLASSSPYFQAMFTADLAESRQDRISIGVVDTPSLRLVLDYIYTTTIEINEDNVQGLLLAVNMFQMDTLRDACAHFLERHVTLSNSIGIYFFAVAHDCTRLQELSIDMISDNFTEVCKEEEFLQLTKDRLIDLLSRDDLNVDQEETLYEASIAWVRDDLDNRRGDLLDVISHVRFALISPYYIHDVVERDRLIVHNKSVQHLIDAALQYHVLRDRRQDLDLTKLNTNTRRGMPIKDMFVFLTHHVESIPETWTNDRYRIKPLPDMIEYAECVVSGENNLFVAGRSPQEFSGRRFAQRRGGLFQYDHFDKKWLPRGAMNIPRNYFSMAVLDGMIYASGGASTDGILNSMECYNTSTNVWRQVTPMPQAARSHCIAAVGGKLYALGGETNDTILDNVQCYNPRFDSWTSLNTMILPRTSSGVAVLNREIYMLGGSVALGEKQPENMLKSVEIFNPDRNEWRFGPELPEGKVNYCAVNHSGKLYVFGGDTGEESAGVIQSKVYRLDVENFSWVEDKGDWPNLQPPFNCVLARLNKNS is encoded by the coding sequence ATGTCTATTCACACCAGACGATCACACAAGATGGACAACAATAATAGGCCCCGAAGCATGGACCCCAATACACTGGAGGCCCTTGCTTCCTCATTGAGAGACCTGAGTGAGGATTACAGCATGTCACCGTATCGTCCTCGGACTGAGCGTCGTCCGTTGACTCGCTCTGAGGGGCTAGCCGCTAATACCCCCAGCGTGACAGGAACCTCCTCTTCATCGACTCATACCACACCCGCGGAATCGTCCTCGGGTACGGCGTCTCCATTGACGGCGAGGGCCTCGGTAACAGCAGCAACTTATCCCATAGCATCAAGTACTGCTGCACAATATCCATCCACAGGTGCCAGTTACATGACTCCATCCAGTGCAGCATCTTCTCATCCGTACACAGGCTCAACCTCGAGCTACGGGGATCGATCTAATACCTCGTACGGTGCTGCATCCGGGGTGGGTTCATACAGCGTGGAACCCCGGGGAAGGTCTGCGTCACCATACACTACTGGTGTAGCTACAACCTTCACAGCAAAGCCGGTGTTGGAGAAGAAACCCTCCCGAGAGGGAAGCGCAATTAAGACTATTTCGCGGCAAAGTTCACTCGGCAGTTTCCCAGACAAGTATAAATTCACAGATGAAAAGCAAATGGCCTCCATGATTTCTGGATTGCAGGCGCTTTATAAGGATAAACAGTTGGTAGATGTTATTCTCTGTGTGGGTGACGAGGAGTTCCCATGTCATCGTTGCGTCCTGGCGTCTTCGAGTCCCTACTTTCAGGCCATGTTCACTGCAGACCTGGCTGAGAGTAGACAGGACAGGATAAGCATAGGTGTGGTTGATACTCCATCTCTGCGTCTCGTACTAGACTATATCTACACTACAACTATTGAGATTAACGAAGACAACGTACAGGGCCTCCTACTAGCCGTCAACATGTTCCAAATGGATACCCTTCGAGACGCATGCGCACACTTCTTGGAAAGACACGTGACTCTGTCCAACAGCATCGGCATCTACTTTTTTGCCGTTGCCCACGACTGTACACGTCTGCAGGAGCTTTCCATCGACATGATCAGTGATAACTTCACTGAAGTCTGTAAGGAAGAGGAGTTCCTACAGCTCACCAAAGATCGGCTGATTGACCTCTTGAGTCGCGATGACCTCAATGTCGACCAAGAGGAGACTCTGTATGAAGCATCAATCGCTTGGGTCAGGGACGATCTAGACAACAGACGCGGTGATCTCCTTGACGTCATAAGCCACGTGAGATTCGCTCTGATAAGCCCGTACTACATTCATGACGTGGTAGAAAGAGATCGACTTATCGTCCATAATAAATCAGTTCAGCATCTGATCGACGCTGCCCTGCAGTACCACGTTCTGAGAGATCGCCGTCAGGACTTGGACCTGACCAAGTTGAACACCAACACCAGAAGAGGGATGCCCATCAAGGACATGTTTGTCTTCCTCACACATCACGTGGAGTCCATACCGGAAACGTGGACGAATGACCGGTACAGAATCAAGCCTCTACCCGACATGATAGAGTACGCTGAGTGCGTCGTCTCCGGGGAAAACAACCTCTTCGTAGCTGGTCGGTCGCCGCAAGAGTTTAGCGGCAGACGGTTCGCCCAGCGTCGTGGTGGCCTGTTCCAGTACGACCACTTTGACAAGAAGTGGCTACCGCGTGGTGCGATGAATATCCCGCGCAATTATTTCAGCATGGCCGTACTAGACGGTATGATATATGCAAGCGGTGGGGCCAGTACGGACGGTATCCTGAATAGCATGGAGTGCTACAACACTAGTACCAACGTCTGGCGTCAGGTCACACCGATGCCACAAGCTGCCAGGAGTCACTGCATAGCTGCTGTCGGTGGGAAGCTCTATGCCTTGGGAGGTGAGACTAATGACACTATCCTAGACAATGTCCAATGTTATAACCCACGCTTCGACTCGTGGACTTCTCTTAACACCATGATTCTGCCACGTACGAGTTCGGGAGTTGCAGTCCTAAACCGAGAGATCTACATGCTTGGAGGGAGCGTAGCCCTCGGTGAGAAGCAGCCTGAGAACATGCTAAAGTCCGTGGAGATCTTCAACCCGGACCGTAACGAGTGGAGATTCGGCCCGGAGCTACCGGAGGGTAAGGTGAACTACTGTGCGGTCAATCACAGCGGGAAGCTCTACGTGTTTGGTGGCGACACGGGGGAGGAATCAGCAGGAGTAATACAGAGCAAGGTGTACCGACTTGATGTAGAGAACTTCTCCTGGGTAGAAGACAAAGGTGACTGGCCAAACTTACAGCCACCTTTTAACTGCGTCTTGGCACGACTGAACAAAAACTCGTAA
- the LOC139937494 gene encoding uncharacterized protein — translation MNRCMTALLLLSICLVVSISGTELSVASCQQLADQVKSEGKKRWEGPIHTFCGETLTEKKTAYCQCGLVPRKRELEMSEFLNRGKANGFLSARNVQKRGLTEECCNEGCYWEEIEETC, via the exons ATGAATCGATGTATGACTGCGTTGCTACTGCTCAGCATTTGTCTGGTAGTCAGCATTTCTG GCACTGAACTTAGTGTAGCATCTTGTCAGCAGCTTGCCGATCAGGTTAAGAGCGAGGG TAAGAAGCGATGGGAGGGACCCATACACACATTCTGTGGTGAGACTTTGACTGAAAAGAAGACTGCGTACTGCCAATGCGGACTTGTACCGAGGAAGAGGGAGCTCGAAATGTCAG AGTTCCTGAACCGTGGCAAAGCAAACGGCTTTTTGTCTGCGCGTAACGTCCAGAAACGAGGCCTTACCGAAGAATGCTGTAACGAAGGTTGCTACTGGGAAGAGATTGAAGAAACATGCTAA
- the LOC139937595 gene encoding uncharacterized protein has product MDRVLLFTALALAIVCQVYGKLNLKPEETIDVTSEHCGFVKEFRQVLSDNPSLKKRSPRNYWCSSTLERRKEALCSCPWHTLRDDDFMEEKKDATNFLERGVEKRSLHEECCNEGCYYEEVYEVC; this is encoded by the exons ATGGATCGTGTTCTGCTTTTCACTGCTTTGGCTCTTGCTATCGTCTGCCAag TGTATGGCAAGCTTAACCTGAAGCCAGAGGAGACCATTGACGTTACATCTGAGCACTGCGGTTTTGTGAAGGAGTTTCGACAGGTGTT ATCGGACAATCCCAGTCTAAAGAAACGCTCTCCCCGAAACTATTGGTGCTCCTCCACCCTGGAGCGAAGAAAGGAGGCACTATGCAGCTGCCCTTGGCATACCCTTAGAGACG ATGATTTCATGGAGGAGAAGAAAGACGCAACTAATTTCTTGGAGAGGGGGGTTGAGAAGAGGAGTCTGCATGAAGAATGTTGCAACGAAGGATGCTACTACGAAGAAGTTTACGAAGTCTGCTAA